The sequence GGGAGATTCCGTGGGACCGTGACAAGCAGGTCCCACTCGACTGGCGCTCGTGAGACGGTGTCCGGCGTGAACGTCCTGGACATCCTTCTGCTGGTCGCCGCCGTGTGGTTCGCGATCGTCGGCTATCGGCAAGGCTTTGTCGTCGGCATCCTGTCGGTGATCGGCTTCCTCGGAGGCGGCCTGGTCGCGGTGTATCTGCTGCCGGTGATCTGGAACGAGATCACCGGGGATGCGACGCCCGGCACCTTCGCCGCCATCGCGGCGGTCGCCATCGTGATCGTGTGCGCCTCGGTGGGCCAGGCGCTCACCACCCATCTGGGCAACAAACTGCGCCGGCACATCACCTGGTCACCGGCGCGGGCGCTGGACGCGACCGGCGGCGCGCTGGTCAACGTCATGGCGATGCTGCTGGTCGCCTGGCTGATCGGCTCCGCCCTGGCCGGCACGTCCCTGCCGACGCTCGGCAAGGAGGTGCGCAACTCCAAGGTGCTGCTCGGGGTGTCCAGGGTGCTGCCCCAGCAGGCCAACAGCTGGTTCGCGGACTTCTCCTCCGCGCTCGCGCAGAACGGCTTCCCGCAGGTCTTCACGCCGTTCTCCAACGAACCGATCACCTCTGTGCCCGCGCCCGATCCCCGGCTCGCGGGCGGCCCGGTGGCGCAGGACGCCAAGCGCAGCATCGTCAAGATCGTCGGTACGGCGCCCAGCTGCGGCAAGGTCCTCGAAGGCAGCGGTTTCGTCTTCGGCAGGCACCGCGTGATGACCAACGCGCATGTCGTCGGTGGCGTCACCCGCCCGACCGTCCAGGTGGGCGGCGAGGGCCGGCAGTACGACGCCAGGGTCGTGCTCTACGACTGGCAGCGCGATATCGCCGTCCTGGACGTGCCCTCGCTGGACGCCCCGTCGCTGAGGTTCTCCGGTCAGGACGCGAGCAGCGGCAAGAGCGCCATCGTCGCCGGCTTCCCGGAGAACGGCGGCTATGACGTCCGCGCGGCCCGTATCCGCGGCCGTATCCAGGCCAACGGCCCCGACATCTACCACCGCGGCACGGTCGCCAGGGACGTCTACTCCCTCTACGCCACCGTGCGGCAGGGCAACTCCGGCGGGCCGCTGCTCACCCCCAAGGGTGATGTCTACGGCGTCGTCTTCGCCAAGTCGCTGGACGACTCCCACACCGGCTACGCACTGACCGCCGACGAGATCCACGAGGACATCACCAAGGGGCGCACGGCGGTGCGGGAGGTCAGCAGCCAGGGCTGCGCGATCTGAGGCGGGCGGCGCGGGACGGACGTTCCCGCGCCGGGCGCACGCCGGGGCTCGGGGGGCTCAGCCGCGGGGATGGCGCAGGCGCGCACTCATCCAGCGCGCTCTGCGGCGCAGGATGCGCGGGATGCCCATCGGGTGGGCGGGTGCGGGGGAGCCGCCGGATCCGAGATCCGGGGTTTCCCTCTCGCGAGTGCCCACGGCAGCGGCACTGCTGCGGCGGTTGCGTGCCACGTCACGGTAGTCGTGCGTCCAGCCCATACCCACGACACTGCCCGTGCCCCAAGGTCCGTAACCGCCCCGGGAGCCGCCAATTGGCCTATGCGCCGGGCAATTGGCCGTTCGTCCTACGAACGTGAGACGCGCCCACGAACGCTCGCGCGCCCCGTCTCCGCTCAGCCGCGTACGCCGTCCGCTCAGCGGTCCGCACGGGCGCGTGTGCGCCGGTGCTCAGCGGTCGGGTTCGGGGTCCTTGAGCCAGTTGATCAGTTCCGTGGAGAAGGCGACCGGGTCCTCCTCATGGGGGAAGTGCCCCAGTCCGTCGAAGAGCCGCCAGCGGTAGGGGGCCTCCACGTACTGGCCGGAGCCGGCGGCGCTGCGGGTGCGCATGACCGGATCGAGGGATCCGTGCAGGTGGAGGGTGGGGACGCGGACCGGCATCTTCATGCGGCGGTTGAACTGGATGCCGTCGGGGCGGGCCAGCGAGCGCACCATCCAGCGGTACGGCTCGATCGAGCAGTGCGCCGTCGAGGGGATGCACATCGCCCGCCGGTAGACCTCGACGGTGTCGTCCTCGGGCAGCCGGGGCCCGGACCAGTCGCGGATCATCCGGCCCACCAGCGCCGCATCGTCCGCCGTCAGGCGCCGCTCGGGCAGCCAGGGGCGCTGGAAGTTCCAGATGTGCGAGCTGCGGGCGCTCTGCCGTACGTCGGCGACCATGGCCGAGCGCCAGCGCCGCGGATGGGGCATTGAGGACACCGCGAGCCGGCGCACCAGCTTGGGGCGCATCACCGCCGCGGTCCAGGCCAGATAGCCGCCGAGATCGTGCCCGACCAGCGCGGCGTCCGGCTCGCCCAGGGACCGGACGACGCCGGTGATGTCGAGGGCGAGGTTCGCCGGGTCGTAGCCGCGCGGGGTGCGGTCGCTGCCGCCGACGCCGCGCAGATCCATGGCGACCGCCCGGAAGCCTGCCTCGGCGAGCGCGGGCAGCTGGTGGCGCCAGGTCCACCAGAACTGCGGGAAGCCGTGCAGCAGCAGCACCAAGGGGCCGTCGCCCATCTCGGCGATGTGGAACCGGGCGCCATTGGCCGCGACGTCCCGGTGCGTCACCTCGTGGTCACCCGGGACGCCCAGGCGTACGACCGAGGCGGTGCTGTCAGGGGCTGTCATACCGATGAGCGTGTCACAGACTCCAGGACCGGGTGGTCCTCCGCCGCGACGCGCGGGTGCGGCTTGGCCTTCTGCAGTACGGCCGCGGTCTCCTTGGCGGAGTTGATCGACTTCTCCGGCTTCTTGATCTTCTTGATCTTGGCCAGTGCGATCAGGACCAGCAACGCGGCCACGACGAGGAAGGCGCCGCCCACGATCAGAAAGGACCAGGCGAGCCCGAGGCCGAGGTTGTGGATGCCGTAGGCCGCCGCGAAGCTGAGCACCGGCAGCGCGAACAGCGCCAGCGCACCGGCCACCACGAACGCGGCGCCGCCGATGCCGGCCCGCTTGGCGTCCTGCCGCAGCTCCGCCTTCGCCAGCGCGATCTCGTCGTGGACCAGTGCGGACATCTCGGCGGTGGCCGTGGCCACCAGCTGCCCGAGGCTGCGGTCCGTGCTGCCGTCGGCTGCGCTCATCGCCGTCTCCCTCTTCTTTTCGCCCGGATGGCAAATCGCCCGGATGGCAAAGCCTCTCAGATCATGCCGGACCTTCGTCCCCGGCGTGGCGCACGGCGGCCACTTCGGCAAGACGGCGGTGTTCGGCGGCCTTGGCCTCGTGGATCGCGGCCATCCGCAAGTGGTATTCGGGCTTGCCGAGTTGGTAGATGTCGGGGATGCCGTCCTGGTCCTCGTCGCGGTCCTCGTCCGCGCACAGCGCGCGGTACTTGTTGTTGCGCAGCTTGAGGAGGACGGCCGCGCAGACGGCGGCGAGCAGCGAGCCGATCAGCACGGCGGCCTTGATCTCGGCGGTGAGCGCGGGGTCGTCGGCGAAGGCCAGTTCGCCGATGAGCAGCGAGACGGTGAAGCCGATGCCGGCCAGGGTGGCGACGGCGAACACATCCGGCCACTTCAGGTCGGGGTTGAGCTCGGCCTTGGTGAAGCGGGCGGTGACCCAGGTGCCGCCGAAGACCCCCAGCGCCTTGCCGACCACCAGGCCCAGGACGACGCCGAGCGTCTCGGGGCGGGTGAAGACCTCGTGGACCGCGCCGCCGGAGACGGACACACCCGCCGAGAAGAGGGCGAACAGCGGTACCGCAAGGCCGGCCGAGAGCGGGCGGACCAGATGCTCGATGTGCTCGCCCGGTGAGCCGGACTCGCCGTCGCGGCGGTGGCAGCGCAGCATCAGGCCCATCGCCACGCCCGCGATGGTGGCGTGCACCCCGCTGTTCTCCATCAGGGCCCAGATGACCAGGGCCAGCGGGACGTAGACGTACCAGCCGCGGACGCCCTTGCGGAGCAGCACATAGAAGATCAGCAGGCCGACGACGGCGCCGCCGAGCGCCAGGAAGTGGATCTGCGAGGTGAAGAAGACCGCGATGATCAGGATCGCGAAGAGGTCGTCGACGACGGCGAGGGTGAGCAGGAAGGCGCGCAGCGAGGCGGGCAGGGAGGTGCCGATGACGGCGAGGACGGCGAGCGCGAAGGCGATGTCGGTGGCGGTGGGGACCGCCCAGCCGTGGAGCGAGCCGCCGCCGATGCCGTTGACGACGGCGTAGACGACCGCGGGCATCGCCATACCGCAGATCGCGGCGATCACCGGGAGGGCGGCGGCCTTGGGGTCGCGCAGTTCACCGGCGACCAGCTCGCGTTTGAGCTCGATGCCGGCGACGAAGAAGAACAGCGCGAGCAGGCCGTTGGCGGCCCAGTGCTGGACGGACAGGTCCAGGCCCAGCGAGGCCGGGCCGAGGTGGAAGTCGCGGACTGCCGCATAGCTGCCGCCGAGGGTGTTTGACCAGATCAGGGCCACAACGGCGGCGACGAGAAGGAGTACGCCGCCGACGGTCTCGGTGCGCAGCGCATCCGCGACGAAGTTCCGCTCGGGCAGCGAGAGCCGTCCCAGGAACGGGGGGCGACGGATCTTCGAGGGCGCGGGGCTCACGGATGACCTCCGGTCAGTTCGGCAGCTGTCGACGGCTGTTGACGTTGCCGACCAGACTTCCCGGCGCACCCTGAGATTCTTTGCGTGTTGTTAACGCGCTTCCCACTGTACCGGGCGAGTGCGAACGGTCATCCATGGGCCTCCACTTTACGGGCATACCGGACGTTCGGCCGTCGGAGTGCGTACGGCACCAGGCCGGGCCCCGGGAGGCCGCGCAGGGCGCCCGAAGACGACGAGGGGCGCCGGGCCGCATCGGCCCGGCGCCCCTGGTAAGCGGTCGCTCAGTCCTCGCTCGCCGCGCTCGGCAGCTTCGCCTGGATCAGGTCCATGACCGAGGAATCGGTGAGGGTGGTGACATCACCGAGGTCGCGGTTTTCGGCCACATCGCGCAGCAGTCGCCGCATGATCTTGCCGGAGCGGGTCTTGGGCAGCTCCGCGACCGCCATGATCCGCTTGGGCTTGGCGATCGGGCCGAGCTGGTGGGCGACATGGGTGCGCAGCTCGTCGGTCAGGCCCTCGTCCTCGGCCGCGCCGCCGCGCAGGATGACAAAGGCGCAGATCGCCTGGGTGGTCTGCGGGTCGGTGGCGCCGACGACCGCGGCCTCGGCCACCTTGGGGTGCGAGACCAGCGCGGACTCGACCTCGGTGGTGGAGATGTTGTGGCCCGAGACGAGCATGACGTCGTCCACCCGGCCCAGCAGCCAGATGTCGCCGTCGTCGTCCTTCTTGGCGCCGTCGCCGGCGAAGTACTTGCCCTCGAAACGCGACCAGTAGGTGTCCAGATAGCGCTGGTCGTCGCCCCAGATGGTGCGCAGCATCGACGGCCACGGCTCGGTGAGGACCAGATAGCCGCCGGAGCCGTTGGGGACCTCGCGGGCGTCGTCGTCCACCACGGTCGCCGCGATACCGGGCAGCGGCAGCTGCGCCGAGCCCGGCTTGGTCTCCGTGATGCCGGGCAGCGGGCTGAGCATCATCGCGCCGGTCTCGGTCTGCCACCAGGTGTCGACGATCGGCGTGCGGTCGGCGCCGATGTGCTTGCGGTACCACATCCACGCCTCGGGGTTGATCGGCTCGCCGACCGACCCCAGGACCCGCAGCGAGGACAGATCGAACTTCGCCGGGATGTCATCGCCCCACTTCATGCAGGCGCGGATGGCGGTCGGCGCGGTGTAGAGGATCGTCACGCCGTACTTCTGGACGATCTCCCACCAGCGGCCCTGGTGCGGGGTGTCGGGCGTGCCCTCGTAGAGCACCTGCGTCGCACCGTTGGAGAGCGGGCCGTAGGTGATGTACGAGTGGCCGGTCACCCAGCCGACGTCGGCCGTGCACCAGAAGACGTCGGTCTCCGGCTTGAGGTCGAAGACGGCGTGGTGGGTGTACGACACCTGGGTGAGGTAGCCGCCGGTGGTGTGCAGGATGCCCTTGGGCTTACCCGTCGTCCCGGAGGTGTAGAGGATGAACAGCGGGTGCTCGGCGTCGAACGCCTCGGGCGTGTGGGCCTCGCTCTGCCGCTCGACGATCTCGTGCCACCACACGTCCCGGCCTTCGTGCCAGTCGATGCCCTCCTGGCCCGTACGGCGCACGACCAGCACGCTGCGGACGTTCTGGGTGCCGGGCCTGGTCAGGGCCTCGTCCACGGCGGGCTTGAGGGCCGAGGGCTTGCCGCGGCGGTAGCCGCCGTCGGCGGTGATCACCACGCGGGCGTCGGCGTCCTCGATGCGGGTGGCCAGCGCGTCCGCGGAGAAACCGCCGAAGACCACCGAATGCGGGGCGCCCAGACGGGCGCAGGCCAGCATGGCGACGACCGTCTCCGGGATCATCGGCATGTAGATCGCGACCCGGTCGCCGGTCTGCACGCCCAGCTCGACGAGGGCGTTGGCGGCCTTGGAGACCTCGCGCTGGAGGTCGGCGTAGGTGAGCGCGCGGGTGTCGCCGCCCTCGCCCTCGAAGTGGATGGCGATCCGGTCACCCAGGCCGTTCTCCACATGCCGGTCCACACAGTTGTAGGCGACGTTGAGCTTGCCGTCGGCGAACCACTTGGCGAAGGGCGGGTTGGACCAGTCGAGTGTTTCGGTGGGCTCCACCGCCCAGTTGAGGCGTTTGGCCTGCTCGGCCCAGAAGCCCAGCCGGTCCGCCGCGGCCTTCTCGTACGCGGCAGCCGTGACGTTGGCATGCGCGGCCAGATCGGCGGGCGGTGCAAACCGCCGCTCCTCCTTGAGCAGGTTGGCCAGGCTTTCGTTGCTCACGACTTCTCCCATTCCCAGGGCGTCCGATGTGTCCCATGGCATAGCTCATCAGCCCGTGCCCGGCCGTGACAAGGGCTGTGGACAATTATTGGTGTAGACCTGTCAAGCCCCGGTGGTGCGCGGGGCCGTTCGCCGGCCCCGCGCAGGTCAGACCCGGGCCGCCGCCGGCGCGCCGGACACCGCCGAGAAGCGTCCCGTGGCCTCGTCGAGCACATATGCCTGGGCGTCGCCAACATGGAAATACATGCCGTGCAGCGCGAGCGATCCCTCGGCCACCCGGCGGGCCACGCAGGGGTGCGCCCGCAGGTGGTCGAGCTGTTGCAGGACGTTGACGAGCGCCAGCCGCTCCTGCTCGTCGGCCACCGGGCGGTTGTCGAGGGCGACTTCGCCCCGGCCCAGCCGTCCGATGCGCCGCATCCGGGCCAGGCTCGGGCGGCCGTGGCGCAGCCACCGGGCGAGCGGGGTCGGCTCGCCCTCCTCCGGGTCGGCGGAAGCCAGCAGCGCCCCCATCGCCCCGCACCCCGAATGCCCGCACACCGTGATCGAGCCGACCTGCAGCACCTCCACCGCGTACTCGATGGCCGCCGCCACCGAGTCACAGGAGGCGTCCGAGCCGGGCGGCGGCATCAGATTGCCGACATTGCGCACGGTGAACAGATCACCCGGACCGCTGGAGGTGATCATGCTCGTGACCAGCCGGGAGTCGGCGCAGGTCAAGAACAGCTGGGTGGGCCGCTGGCCCTCGCGCGCCAGCCGGGCCAGCTCCTCGCGCACCAGCGGGGCCGTATGCCGCTGGAACGCGCTGACCCCACCCAGCAGTTGGCTGCCGCTGCTCGCCGGGGCGGGACGATCTCCCGGGGCGGGCCGGGTGCAGTGGTGGTTGCGCCAGGGCGTCCACGGACGGCAGGAGTGCGCGCTGGCCGGCTCGGCGATCGGACGGCCGGAGCGCCCCCCGAGGGTGACCCAGCCGCCATGCGCCCGATGCGCGGCGGACCAGGTCCGCAGCGCCTCGTACGCGGCGTGGTCCATGAACGAACCGCACAGCTCGACGACGACGTTGGCGTGGGCCGGCACCAGCGCCAGCGCCCGCGTCAGCCGCGGCACCGCCAGAAACGTCAACTGCCCGCTGACGCGCACCCGGTGGCAGTCCTCCTCTTCGGTCACGGCGATACGGGTGTGTGTCAGCCTCCTCAAAGCAAGA is a genomic window of Streptomyces gilvosporeus containing:
- a CDS encoding MarP family serine protease — its product is MNVLDILLLVAAVWFAIVGYRQGFVVGILSVIGFLGGGLVAVYLLPVIWNEITGDATPGTFAAIAAVAIVIVCASVGQALTTHLGNKLRRHITWSPARALDATGGALVNVMAMLLVAWLIGSALAGTSLPTLGKEVRNSKVLLGVSRVLPQQANSWFADFSSALAQNGFPQVFTPFSNEPITSVPAPDPRLAGGPVAQDAKRSIVKIVGTAPSCGKVLEGSGFVFGRHRVMTNAHVVGGVTRPTVQVGGEGRQYDARVVLYDWQRDIAVLDVPSLDAPSLRFSGQDASSGKSAIVAGFPENGGYDVRAARIRGRIQANGPDIYHRGTVARDVYSLYATVRQGNSGGPLLTPKGDVYGVVFAKSLDDSHTGYALTADEIHEDITKGRTAVREVSSQGCAI
- the nhaA gene encoding Na+/H+ antiporter NhaA, which gives rise to MSPAPSKIRRPPFLGRLSLPERNFVADALRTETVGGVLLLVAAVVALIWSNTLGGSYAAVRDFHLGPASLGLDLSVQHWAANGLLALFFFVAGIELKRELVAGELRDPKAAALPVIAAICGMAMPAVVYAVVNGIGGGSLHGWAVPTATDIAFALAVLAVIGTSLPASLRAFLLTLAVVDDLFAILIIAVFFTSQIHFLALGGAVVGLLIFYVLLRKGVRGWYVYVPLALVIWALMENSGVHATIAGVAMGLMLRCHRRDGESGSPGEHIEHLVRPLSAGLAVPLFALFSAGVSVSGGAVHEVFTRPETLGVVLGLVVGKALGVFGGTWVTARFTKAELNPDLKWPDVFAVATLAGIGFTVSLLIGELAFADDPALTAEIKAAVLIGSLLAAVCAAVLLKLRNNKYRALCADEDRDEDQDGIPDIYQLGKPEYHLRMAAIHEAKAAEHRRLAEVAAVRHAGDEGPA
- a CDS encoding alpha/beta fold hydrolase, whose protein sequence is MTAPDSTASVVRLGVPGDHEVTHRDVAANGARFHIAEMGDGPLVLLLHGFPQFWWTWRHQLPALAEAGFRAVAMDLRGVGGSDRTPRGYDPANLALDITGVVRSLGEPDAALVGHDLGGYLAWTAAVMRPKLVRRLAVSSMPHPRRWRSAMVADVRQSARSSHIWNFQRPWLPERRLTADDAALVGRMIRDWSGPRLPEDDTVEVYRRAMCIPSTAHCSIEPYRWMVRSLARPDGIQFNRRMKMPVRVPTLHLHGSLDPVMRTRSAAGSGQYVEAPYRWRLFDGLGHFPHEEDPVAFSTELINWLKDPEPDR
- the acs gene encoding acetate--CoA ligase, coding for MSNESLANLLKEERRFAPPADLAAHANVTAAAYEKAAADRLGFWAEQAKRLNWAVEPTETLDWSNPPFAKWFADGKLNVAYNCVDRHVENGLGDRIAIHFEGEGGDTRALTYADLQREVSKAANALVELGVQTGDRVAIYMPMIPETVVAMLACARLGAPHSVVFGGFSADALATRIEDADARVVITADGGYRRGKPSALKPAVDEALTRPGTQNVRSVLVVRRTGQEGIDWHEGRDVWWHEIVERQSEAHTPEAFDAEHPLFILYTSGTTGKPKGILHTTGGYLTQVSYTHHAVFDLKPETDVFWCTADVGWVTGHSYITYGPLSNGATQVLYEGTPDTPHQGRWWEIVQKYGVTILYTAPTAIRACMKWGDDIPAKFDLSSLRVLGSVGEPINPEAWMWYRKHIGADRTPIVDTWWQTETGAMMLSPLPGITETKPGSAQLPLPGIAATVVDDDAREVPNGSGGYLVLTEPWPSMLRTIWGDDQRYLDTYWSRFEGKYFAGDGAKKDDDGDIWLLGRVDDVMLVSGHNISTTEVESALVSHPKVAEAAVVGATDPQTTQAICAFVILRGGAAEDEGLTDELRTHVAHQLGPIAKPKRIMAVAELPKTRSGKIMRRLLRDVAENRDLGDVTTLTDSSVMDLIQAKLPSAASED
- a CDS encoding phage holin family protein, whose amino-acid sequence is MSAADGSTDRSLGQLVATATAEMSALVHDEIALAKAELRQDAKRAGIGGAAFVVAGALALFALPVLSFAAAYGIHNLGLGLAWSFLIVGGAFLVVAALLVLIALAKIKKIKKPEKSINSAKETAAVLQKAKPHPRVAAEDHPVLESVTRSSV